Proteins encoded by one window of Fischerella sp. PCC 9605:
- a CDS encoding LL-diaminopimelate aminotransferase, translating into MQFAKRLQPLQSNVFADMDRAKAKALAAGQQLIDLSLGSSDLPAAAHAIEAIAQSLYDPSTHGYLLFHGTQAFRKAAAQWYEQKFGISVDPETEVLPLIGSQEGTAHLPLAVLNPGDFALLLDPGYPSHAGGVYLASGQIYPMPLLAENDFLPVFADIPVHVLAQARMMVLSYPHNPTSAIAPLSFFQAAVAFCQQHNLVLVHDFPYVDLVFEEIGDWDKNLPNPPSPIPNPQSLAPSILQADPDKTVSIEFFTLSKSYNMGGFRIGYAIGNAELIRALRQVKAAVDFNQYRGILNGAIAALSGPQDGVKTAVNTFRQRRDVFVNALHRIGWQLPKPKATMYVWAKLPEPWSQDSVEFCTQLVEKTGVAASPGAGFGKFGEGYVRFALVHEPPVLETAVRRIAEFL; encoded by the coding sequence ATGCAATTTGCCAAACGTTTACAACCCCTACAATCAAATGTATTTGCTGATATGGACAGAGCCAAGGCAAAAGCTTTGGCTGCTGGACAGCAATTGATAGATTTATCGCTGGGATCTTCGGATCTGCCAGCCGCAGCACACGCGATCGAAGCGATCGCTCAGTCTCTCTACGATCCGAGTACCCACGGCTACTTACTGTTTCACGGTACGCAAGCATTTCGCAAAGCAGCAGCCCAATGGTACGAGCAAAAATTCGGCATTTCCGTAGATCCAGAAACAGAGGTGCTACCGCTAATCGGCTCTCAAGAAGGCACTGCCCATTTACCACTAGCAGTTCTTAACCCAGGAGATTTTGCCCTGTTACTCGATCCGGGTTATCCCTCCCATGCAGGCGGAGTTTACTTAGCTAGTGGTCAAATTTACCCAATGCCACTACTAGCGGAAAACGATTTTTTACCAGTTTTTGCTGATATTCCCGTACATGTCTTGGCACAAGCGCGGATGATGGTGTTAAGCTACCCACACAATCCTACTAGCGCGATCGCACCATTATCCTTTTTCCAAGCAGCTGTTGCATTTTGTCAGCAACACAATCTCGTCCTGGTTCACGATTTCCCCTACGTTGATTTAGTATTCGAGGAAATCGGGGACTGGGATAAAAATCTTCCCAATCCCCCATCCCCAATCCCCAATCCCCAATCGCTTGCTCCCTCAATTCTCCAAGCCGATCCAGATAAAACCGTTTCAATTGAATTTTTTACTCTTTCCAAGTCCTATAATATGGGCGGCTTCCGCATCGGTTATGCCATTGGGAATGCTGAGTTAATCCGTGCTTTGCGTCAAGTCAAAGCAGCAGTTGATTTTAATCAGTATCGCGGAATTTTAAATGGGGCGATCGCAGCCCTCAGCGGGCCGCAAGATGGCGTCAAAACAGCTGTCAATACCTTCCGCCAACGCCGGGATGTCTTTGTTAATGCTTTACATCGCATTGGTTGGCAACTTCCCAAACCTAAAGCCACAATGTACGTTTGGGCAAAGTTACCAGAACCTTGGAGCCAAGATTCTGTAGAATTCTGTACTCAACTAGTCGAAAAAACAGGAGTAGCAGCGTCACCTGGTGCTGGTTTTGGCAAATTCGGGGAAGGCTATGTCCGCTTTGCCTTAGTGCATGAGCCACCCGTATTAGAAACTGCTGTACGGAGAATTGCGGAGTTTTTGTAG
- a CDS encoding DUF721 domain-containing protein — MSFNSVNDILGVLQLQAKLQEQPFQRLLKCWPEVVGKVIAAHTRPLSIQRDVLRVATSSAAWAQNLTFERRRLLVKLNTVLPTPLVDIRFSTAEWYAAKETNNQPQTLLPRYHPSYLGEEINRHHDVESTAKSANAAFENWAEAMQERSHHLPLCPECQCPTPGGELQRWGVCSLCAAKGFSNNF, encoded by the coding sequence ATGTCGTTTAATTCTGTTAATGATATTTTAGGTGTTCTCCAACTACAGGCGAAGCTGCAAGAGCAGCCATTTCAACGTTTGCTCAAGTGCTGGCCTGAAGTTGTCGGAAAAGTAATTGCTGCTCATACTCGCCCTTTGTCGATTCAGCGCGATGTTTTGCGAGTAGCAACTTCTAGTGCTGCTTGGGCACAGAACTTAACTTTTGAGCGTCGGCGCTTACTTGTCAAGTTAAATACAGTGTTACCTACTCCTTTGGTAGATATTCGTTTTTCCACTGCTGAATGGTACGCTGCTAAAGAAACTAACAATCAGCCACAAACGCTTCTACCGCGCTACCATCCAAGTTATCTTGGTGAGGAAATAAACAGACACCATGATGTTGAATCCACTGCCAAGAGTGCCAATGCAGCTTTTGAAAATTGGGCAGAAGCAATGCAAGAGCGATCGCATCACTTACCCCTTTGTCCTGAGTGCCAATGTCCCACACCTGGTGGCGAACTCCAGCGTTGGGGTGTTTGTTCTTTGTGTGCTGCTAAAGGCTTCTCCAATAATTTTTGA
- a CDS encoding thioredoxin family protein: protein MNKGVKVITDAEFETEVLKAEVPVLVYFWASWCGPCTLMSPMVNFAANTYSDRLKVVKMEIDPNPVTVKQYQVEGVPALRLIQGDKILASTEGVIGKDKLVNLLDTHLN from the coding sequence ATGAATAAGGGTGTAAAAGTTATAACTGATGCTGAGTTTGAAACCGAAGTATTAAAAGCTGAGGTGCCAGTATTGGTTTACTTTTGGGCTTCTTGGTGCGGTCCTTGTACATTAATGTCCCCAATGGTAAACTTTGCTGCCAATACCTACAGCGATCGCCTAAAAGTGGTGAAAATGGAAATCGATCCGAATCCAGTCACCGTCAAACAATACCAGGTAGAAGGAGTACCTGCCCTCAGGCTCATTCAAGGAGACAAAATATTAGCATCCACTGAAGGAGTCATTGGTAAAGACAAATTAGTTAACCTCTTAGATACTCACTTAAACTAG
- a CDS encoding KAP family NTPase, which produces MAQDEIHNQSDGNPLINPERDRLGYAPFAQYLADSICKMACPEGFAIAVYGSWGSGKSTLLNFVIHYLQQKPENERPIIVPFNPWLFSGNEDITRRFFDQLENVLSQQTSVPKGLRERIADIAKVISEIPLPYAQATKPVVRLFDEKEKETSEIKEEVEETLIQQTRRIVITVDDIDRLGSDDIRKLFRIFKAIPNFQNVVYLLVFDKEVAIKALAENEASLEKIIQFNFEVPIPDKISLRRLLFEKLDIVMADTPQELFDSIYWGNVYLQGIDKFINNLRDVVSLTNAITVIYPVVKGEVNPVDFIAIESMRLFCPIMYDIICKNYSLLIGEDSYSVEELKSILNSWLSQLSDEDKEPVKQILMQLFPKLELVWRHIYHDEQQQSLDYCKQLRICCPEIFPRYFRLTLSTGELSNHQIQSILALAGDTKAFGEKLLELANQKRPDGTTKVREFLERLEDDIANNIPQDNIPSIIQALLDVSDEILCPEDKPSGMFDLGNEIRIARIISRLLHRLDQPIRFEVMKKALAQNQRLSILVQKVAISSQ; this is translated from the coding sequence ATGGCACAGGACGAAATTCATAATCAATCAGATGGCAATCCTCTGATCAATCCCGAAAGAGACAGACTAGGATACGCACCTTTTGCCCAATATCTTGCAGATAGTATTTGCAAAATGGCCTGTCCGGAAGGATTCGCGATCGCAGTTTACGGTAGTTGGGGTTCCGGCAAATCCACACTCTTAAACTTTGTCATTCATTATCTCCAGCAAAAGCCAGAAAACGAGCGACCAATTATAGTTCCTTTTAATCCGTGGTTATTTTCTGGAAACGAAGATATTACAAGACGCTTTTTCGATCAGTTAGAAAATGTTTTAAGTCAACAGACTTCTGTACCGAAAGGCTTAAGAGAGAGAATAGCGGATATTGCTAAAGTTATTTCTGAAATTCCTCTACCTTATGCTCAAGCTACTAAGCCAGTAGTGAGATTATTTGACGAAAAAGAAAAAGAAACCTCCGAGATTAAAGAAGAAGTTGAAGAGACACTGATACAGCAAACACGGCGAATCGTCATCACTGTTGATGATATTGATCGGCTTGGTAGTGATGATATCAGGAAGCTATTTCGCATTTTCAAAGCGATTCCGAATTTTCAAAACGTTGTCTATCTTTTAGTCTTCGATAAAGAAGTTGCGATCAAAGCACTTGCAGAAAATGAAGCATCTTTGGAAAAAATTATTCAATTTAATTTTGAGGTACCTATTCCAGACAAAATCTCACTGCGTAGATTACTGTTTGAAAAACTTGATATTGTTATGGCTGACACGCCTCAGGAATTATTCGATTCAATCTACTGGGGTAATGTTTACTTGCAAGGAATAGACAAATTTATTAATAATCTCCGCGATGTTGTTAGCCTTACTAATGCGATTACAGTAATATATCCAGTAGTAAAAGGTGAAGTCAACCCAGTTGATTTTATTGCTATAGAGTCAATGCGTTTATTTTGCCCAATTATGTATGATATTATCTGCAAAAATTATAGCCTATTGATAGGAGAAGACAGCTATTCTGTAGAGGAACTTAAAAGTATTCTTAATTCTTGGCTATCTCAGCTTTCTGATGAGGATAAAGAACCTGTTAAACAGATACTCATGCAACTTTTTCCTAAATTAGAACTTGTTTGGCGTCATATCTACCACGACGAGCAACAACAATCTTTAGACTACTGTAAACAACTTCGGATATGCTGTCCAGAAATATTTCCAAGATACTTTCGATTGACTTTATCAACAGGTGAATTATCCAATCATCAAATTCAATCCATCCTGGCTTTAGCTGGTGACACCAAGGCTTTCGGCGAAAAACTTTTAGAGTTAGCTAATCAAAAACGCCCTGACGGTACTACAAAAGTTAGGGAATTTTTAGAACGACTTGAGGATGACATCGCCAACAACATTCCTCAAGACAATATTCCCTCAATAATACAAGCTTTGTTAGATGTCAGTGATGAAATTTTATGCCCCGAAGATAAACCTAGCGGAATGTTTGATTTGGGAAATGAAATTAGAATCGCTCGCATTATTTCACGGTTATTACATCGGCTCGATCAACCTATAAGATTTGAGGTGATGAAAAAGGCACTTGCCCAAAACCAACGATTATCAATTCTTGTTCAAAAAGTAGCAATTTCTAGTCAGTAA
- a CDS encoding KGK domain-containing protein has product MFLPNKFQQLNSENDVLLLDNAKFKVTQMKDKIIQDFLPKANDLNFGSHNSLIKKYFKEVNTQGIFNRVEWKFLLKPGIQCELLTIGNNCRQKGKLQIKVSLHFLSLPNSLKNQNSTNYKNFDINVSLDFCPEAPEV; this is encoded by the coding sequence ATGTTTCTACCAAACAAATTTCAGCAACTGAATAGCGAAAATGATGTGCTTTTATTAGATAATGCTAAATTTAAAGTCACTCAAATGAAAGACAAAATCATTCAAGATTTTTTACCAAAAGCTAATGATTTAAACTTTGGCAGTCACAATTCATTGATAAAAAAATATTTCAAAGAAGTCAATACCCAGGGAATATTTAATCGAGTAGAATGGAAATTTTTACTCAAACCAGGAATTCAATGTGAGCTTCTAACGATAGGTAATAATTGCAGACAAAAAGGTAAACTTCAAATTAAAGTTAGTTTACACTTTTTATCATTACCTAATTCATTAAAAAATCAAAATAGCACAAATTACAAAAATTTTGATATAAATGTTTCGCTTGACTTTTGCCCAGAAGCACCTGAAGTTTAA
- a CDS encoding AI-2E family transporter: MTDDKKLPRWLNLGLVFPIIFVNGWLLLLLCQYLQPIVSTVFTASLIAFLINYPIVFLEERGVKRGWAIGLVLLLTLLLFAVIGLVLGPLVFQQLVEFGDRVPAWIEAGRQQLQAWDEQTVLQQLPIDFSTITTQLTSQLTGAMQSFTSQIINVTLDTINSALNVVLTLVLTIFLVLYGESVWNGILSWLPSEWNHQIQSSLKQSFQNYFAGQAIVATILSAIMILAFLVLQIPFGLLFGLGIGIASLIPFGGVVSITLVSLLVAFQNIWLGVKVLVVAIILGQINENFIAPRLIGGITGLNPAWVFISLLLGAKFAGILGLLMAVPTASFIKKTADSLRTSDLKFG, from the coding sequence ATGACTGATGATAAAAAACTGCCGCGTTGGCTGAATTTAGGATTAGTTTTTCCAATCATTTTTGTCAACGGTTGGCTATTACTCTTACTTTGCCAGTACCTACAGCCTATCGTTAGTACTGTATTTACAGCCAGCCTGATCGCTTTTCTAATAAACTATCCCATCGTCTTCTTAGAAGAACGAGGTGTGAAGCGAGGTTGGGCAATAGGGCTTGTCCTGCTGTTGACATTATTACTGTTTGCAGTTATTGGGCTAGTCTTGGGCCCATTAGTTTTTCAACAACTTGTTGAGTTTGGCGATCGCGTACCAGCTTGGATTGAGGCTGGAAGGCAACAACTGCAAGCCTGGGATGAGCAAACAGTATTGCAACAGCTACCAATTGATTTCAGTACAATTACGACACAATTAACCAGTCAACTGACGGGAGCGATGCAGTCTTTTACGTCACAAATTATTAATGTCACACTTGATACTATCAATAGCGCTCTGAATGTGGTGTTGACGTTAGTACTGACTATTTTTCTGGTTTTATATGGGGAAAGCGTTTGGAATGGAATTTTAAGCTGGCTACCTTCTGAGTGGAATCACCAAATTCAGTCATCCCTCAAGCAAAGTTTTCAAAACTACTTTGCGGGTCAAGCGATCGTAGCAACTATCCTCAGCGCAATTATGATACTTGCATTTCTGGTTTTACAGATACCTTTTGGGTTACTGTTTGGACTGGGAATTGGTATAGCCAGCCTAATACCCTTTGGAGGCGTTGTAAGTATCACGTTAGTCAGTTTGTTAGTAGCGTTTCAAAATATTTGGTTGGGAGTCAAGGTCTTGGTAGTTGCCATTATCCTCGGTCAAATCAATGAGAATTTTATCGCTCCTCGATTGATTGGAGGTATCACCGGACTCAATCCTGCTTGGGTATTCATCAGTTTACTTTTAGGAGCAAAATTTGCAGGAATTTTGGGTTTACTTATGGCAGTACCTACAGCCAGCTTTATTAAGAAAACAGCAGATTCTCTACGGACTTCCGATCTGAAATTCGGTTGA
- the menB gene encoding 1,4-dihydroxy-2-naphthoyl-CoA synthase — MEINWQTAKTYEDILYHKADGIAKITINRPHKRNAFRPKTIFELYDAFCDAREDTTIGVVLFTGAGPHTDGKYAFCAGGDQSVRGHAGYLDDSGIPRLNVLDLQRLIRSMPKVVIALVAGYAIGGGHVLHLICDLTIAADNAIFGQTGPKVGSFDGGFGASYLARVVGQKKAREIWFLCRQYSAQQALEMGLVNCIVPVEQLEAEGIQWAREVLEKSPIAIRCLKAAFNADCDGQAGLQELAGNATLLYYMTEEGAEGKQAFLEKRPPNFRQYPWLP, encoded by the coding sequence ATGGAAATCAACTGGCAAACCGCCAAAACCTACGAAGACATCCTTTATCACAAAGCTGATGGCATTGCCAAAATTACCATCAACCGCCCACACAAACGCAATGCCTTCCGTCCCAAAACCATCTTTGAACTGTATGACGCCTTCTGCGATGCTCGCGAAGATACTACCATAGGTGTCGTACTATTTACGGGTGCTGGCCCGCACACTGATGGTAAATATGCCTTTTGTGCGGGAGGCGACCAAAGTGTACGCGGGCACGCGGGTTATCTAGACGACAGCGGTATCCCTCGCTTGAACGTGTTGGATTTGCAACGCCTAATCCGTTCAATGCCGAAAGTAGTAATTGCCCTGGTAGCTGGGTACGCGATCGGTGGCGGACACGTTCTCCACTTAATTTGTGACCTCACCATCGCTGCTGACAACGCAATTTTTGGGCAGACTGGCCCGAAGGTAGGCAGTTTTGACGGCGGTTTTGGTGCCAGCTATCTGGCCCGTGTCGTCGGACAAAAAAAGGCGCGAGAAATTTGGTTTCTCTGTCGCCAGTACAGTGCCCAACAAGCGCTAGAAATGGGCTTGGTTAACTGCATTGTGCCAGTGGAACAATTAGAAGCAGAAGGCATCCAGTGGGCAAGGGAAGTTTTAGAAAAAAGTCCCATTGCCATTCGTTGTTTGAAAGCAGCATTCAACGCCGACTGTGACGGACAAGCTGGTTTACAAGAACTCGCAGGTAATGCCACCTTACTTTATTACATGACGGAAGAAGGAGCCGAAGGAAAACAAGCGTTTTTGGAAAAACGTCCGCCGAATTTTCGCCAATATCCTTGGCTTCCGTAG
- a CDS encoding dynamin-like GTPase family protein, giving the protein MVALPPQCQNLKEQVELLLQLLQQEPSLRSHDITPIQTSLGKAISPKFEIVFAGAFSAGKSMLINALLERELLYSAEGHATGTECKIEYAQPDQERVVLTFLSEAEIREQAVSLCQQLGFTTIANINQVEVINLLRQGCETIIQQEGGESKSERAKQAKALMLLLEGYVTNRQHIHTVNNATYSMEQFNFTNLKEAASYARRGSNSAVLKRIEYYCHHPLLQDGNVIIDTPGIDAPVEKDAQLTYAKIQHQDTSVVVCVLKPASAGDMTKEETELLEMMQENGGIRDRVFYVFNRIDETWYNTQLHQRLDDLISNQFRDTSRVYKTSGLLGFYGSQIKNTSGNDRFRLDCVFSESVKGWDEREETPQFVNEFLRYCANSGKLLPSKFRISVNSYETPNENYVRILAEQGMPLINQLIRDSGIEEFRTAITRYLTEEKRPQLFKNLANDLEDICIQLKKNYQVLQRNLDSQPRQIEAMKAQELQRLNQQLQQVGNDFRLHITEEVNKVVTNGSEYFEADFRDLKSRMISRLDELLNTFSVANAYSRATLSHSRNATAPLIAILVEALYYLANQLEDILVESCQEVVANFFQRLIEKICKSDYYRQLYRLLGNDGGIEQELQALEKVVSLSLVNEARVECDRFVRESPRFYDEGTFSIYQFRQILQQTSQAYDCESIVEAEPAIRQLLKLDFEPKVSQTIRKTFRQTINQTLKTQLLLMADKQADEILQQYSQARAYLEKTLQQEAEEKIVNNQRLLSEVEQKIATYNQAVSSINSCLQAMSLYDHLLPVIGISDVIPIAEKHEVIVSNGVVSLSQSLYTA; this is encoded by the coding sequence ATGGTAGCTTTGCCGCCCCAATGCCAAAATTTGAAAGAACAAGTCGAGTTGTTATTACAACTTTTACAGCAAGAACCATCTTTGCGATCGCATGACATTACACCAATACAAACATCTCTTGGTAAAGCAATATCTCCGAAGTTTGAAATTGTGTTTGCAGGTGCGTTTAGTGCGGGTAAGTCAATGCTAATTAATGCATTGCTGGAAAGAGAATTGTTGTATAGTGCAGAGGGACACGCTACAGGCACAGAATGCAAAATTGAATATGCACAACCAGATCAAGAACGAGTTGTTTTAACATTTTTGAGTGAAGCGGAAATTCGAGAACAAGCGGTTTCTCTATGTCAGCAGTTAGGATTTACAACAATAGCCAATATCAACCAAGTGGAAGTTATCAATCTGCTGCGTCAAGGATGCGAAACCATTATTCAGCAAGAAGGCGGCGAGAGTAAATCGGAACGGGCGAAACAGGCGAAGGCATTGATGCTGCTGCTGGAAGGGTATGTGACAAACCGCCAACACATCCACACGGTAAATAATGCCACATACTCAATGGAGCAATTTAACTTTACCAATCTCAAGGAAGCTGCTAGTTATGCACGGCGTGGTAGCAATAGCGCAGTTTTGAAGCGAATTGAATATTATTGCCATCATCCCTTGTTGCAGGATGGCAATGTAATTATAGACACTCCAGGAATTGATGCACCAGTAGAGAAGGATGCACAACTAACTTACGCCAAAATTCAACATCAGGATACTTCGGTGGTGGTATGTGTGCTGAAACCTGCGTCAGCGGGTGACATGACGAAGGAAGAAACGGAACTTTTAGAGATGATGCAGGAAAATGGGGGAATACGCGATCGCGTTTTCTACGTCTTCAATCGCATTGATGAAACTTGGTACAACACTCAGCTACACCAACGTCTGGATGATTTGATTAGCAACCAGTTTCGGGATACAAGCAGGGTTTATAAAACCAGTGGCTTGCTAGGTTTTTACGGCAGTCAAATCAAAAATACCAGTGGCAACGATCGGTTTAGGTTAGACTGTGTGTTTTCCGAGAGTGTCAAAGGTTGGGATGAAAGAGAAGAAACACCGCAGTTTGTAAATGAGTTTCTGCGTTACTGTGCTAACTCCGGTAAGTTGTTACCTAGTAAGTTTCGCATTTCTGTTAATAGCTATGAAACTCCAAATGAAAACTATGTGCGGATTTTAGCAGAACAAGGAATGCCACTAATTAACCAGCTAATTCGAGACAGCGGCATTGAAGAATTTAGGACTGCTATTACCCGTTATCTTACTGAAGAAAAGCGTCCGCAATTATTTAAAAATCTCGCTAATGATTTAGAAGATATTTGCATTCAACTCAAGAAAAACTATCAGGTATTACAACGAAATTTAGACAGTCAACCCCGCCAAATCGAGGCAATGAAAGCGCAGGAGTTACAACGCCTCAACCAGCAACTACAGCAAGTAGGTAACGATTTTCGTCTGCACATTACTGAAGAAGTTAACAAAGTAGTAACAAACGGAAGTGAATATTTTGAGGCAGATTTTCGCGATCTAAAATCAAGGATGATTAGCCGTTTGGATGAGTTGCTAAACACCTTTTCTGTTGCTAATGCTTATAGCCGTGCAACTTTGAGTCATTCCCGCAATGCGACTGCACCTTTAATTGCCATTTTAGTAGAGGCGCTTTATTATTTAGCGAATCAGTTAGAAGATATTTTAGTCGAGTCTTGCCAGGAAGTAGTTGCAAATTTCTTCCAGCGTTTGATTGAGAAGATTTGCAAGTCAGATTACTATCGCCAATTGTATCGCTTGTTGGGTAACGATGGCGGGATTGAGCAAGAGTTGCAAGCGCTAGAAAAAGTAGTTTCACTGAGTTTGGTGAATGAGGCGCGGGTAGAGTGCGATCGCTTTGTTCGAGAAAGTCCCAGATTTTATGATGAAGGGACTTTTTCTATATATCAATTTCGGCAAATATTGCAGCAAACCTCCCAAGCTTACGACTGCGAAAGCATAGTAGAAGCAGAACCTGCAATTAGGCAGTTGTTAAAGTTAGATTTTGAACCGAAAGTTTCCCAAACCATCCGCAAAACTTTTCGTCAAACCATCAACCAAACTCTCAAAACCCAGTTATTACTGATGGCAGATAAACAAGCAGATGAAATTTTGCAGCAGTATTCCCAGGCACGTGCTTATTTAGAAAAAACATTACAACAAGAAGCTGAGGAAAAGATTGTTAATAATCAGCGATTGTTGAGTGAGGTAGAGCAAAAAATTGCGACTTATAATCAAGCTGTTAGTTCTATTAATAGTTGTTTGCAAGCAATGAGTTTATATGATCATTTACTGCCTGTGATTGGTATATCTGATGTTATTCCAATAGCTGAGAAGCATGAAGTAATTGTTAGTAATGGTGTTGTTAGTTTATCTCAATCATTGTATACTGCATAG
- a CDS encoding PspA/IM30 family protein: MGLIERIGRVIRANINSLIGAAEDPEKVLEKTVMEMQDDLVQLRQGVAAAIASQKRTERQAAQAESASEEWYRRAQLALQQGNELLAREALSKRRAYQETAKALSSQIEEQTDVVARLKKDMRSLELKITELRTKKDMYIARARSAEAAVRLQEMLEGVSGTSSLNAFERMEEKVEQLEAQKEAIAVTGTDELEKRFATLEASVDAELLQMKAQLPSGTENTQSIPQQLPKTED, translated from the coding sequence ATGGGACTGATCGAACGGATCGGGCGGGTAATTCGTGCTAATATTAACAGTTTAATTGGGGCAGCAGAAGATCCAGAAAAGGTTTTAGAAAAAACCGTGATGGAAATGCAGGACGATCTGGTGCAATTGCGCCAAGGGGTAGCGGCAGCGATCGCTAGCCAAAAACGCACAGAACGGCAGGCAGCGCAAGCCGAGTCTGCTTCAGAAGAATGGTATCGTCGTGCCCAATTAGCCTTACAACAAGGCAACGAACTTTTGGCAAGGGAAGCTCTTAGTAAACGCCGTGCCTACCAAGAAACTGCTAAAGCCCTCTCTAGCCAGATTGAGGAACAAACCGACGTCGTGGCTAGGCTGAAAAAGGATATGCGCTCCCTAGAGCTAAAAATTACTGAACTAAGAACTAAAAAAGATATGTATATTGCTCGCGCCCGTTCAGCAGAAGCTGCCGTGCGCCTTCAAGAAATGCTGGAAGGTGTTTCTGGTACAAGTAGTCTAAATGCCTTTGAGCGCATGGAAGAAAAAGTTGAACAACTAGAAGCCCAAAAAGAAGCAATAGCAGTTACTGGTACAGATGAATTGGAAAAACGGTTTGCAACATTAGAGGCTAGTGTTGATGCCGAACTGTTACAAATGAAAGCACAGCTACCTAGTGGTACGGAAAATACGCAATCAATACCACAGCAATTACCCAAGACAGAGGATTAA
- a CDS encoding PspA/IM30 family protein, giving the protein MGLFDRIRRVVSANLNDMVSKAEDPEKMLEQAILEMQEDLVQLRQGVAQAIAAQKRTEKQYNDAQNEINKWQRNAQLALQKGDENLARQALERKKTFTETGTALKASLEQQTAQVENLKRNLIQLESKISEAKTKKEMLKARITAAKAQEQLQGMVRGMNTSSAMAAFERMEEKVLMQEARAQSAGELAGADLEHQFAALEASSDVDDELAALKAQMSLPGGTSNQPQLPPEQRTTPKVNNEVVDAELDSLRKQLDQM; this is encoded by the coding sequence ATGGGATTATTTGATCGCATTCGGCGAGTAGTCAGCGCCAACCTCAACGACATGGTCAGTAAAGCCGAAGACCCTGAAAAAATGCTGGAACAAGCCATCCTGGAAATGCAGGAAGACTTGGTACAGCTACGCCAGGGAGTAGCTCAGGCGATCGCTGCCCAAAAACGCACTGAAAAACAATACAATGATGCGCAAAATGAAATCAACAAGTGGCAACGCAATGCCCAACTTGCCCTGCAAAAAGGTGATGAAAATTTAGCACGCCAAGCGCTGGAGCGCAAGAAAACTTTTACAGAGACGGGTACTGCCCTCAAAGCCAGCCTAGAGCAGCAAACCGCTCAAGTTGAGAACCTCAAGCGCAATTTAATCCAGCTGGAAAGCAAAATTTCTGAGGCTAAAACCAAGAAAGAAATGCTCAAAGCCAGGATCACTGCTGCCAAAGCCCAAGAGCAACTCCAAGGCATGGTGCGGGGTATGAATACCTCCTCGGCAATGGCAGCGTTCGAGCGCATGGAAGAAAAAGTCTTGATGCAAGAAGCTCGTGCCCAATCAGCAGGCGAATTGGCTGGTGCAGATTTGGAACACCAATTTGCAGCTTTAGAAGCTAGTAGTGATGTTGACGATGAATTGGCAGCACTGAAAGCCCAAATGTCCCTACCAGGTGGTACATCAAATCAACCCCAACTGCCACCCGAACAAAGAACCACTCCTAAAGTCAATAATGAAGTGGTTGACGCCGAGTTGGACTCGCTACGCAAGCAATTGGATCAAATGTAA